One window of Triticum dicoccoides isolate Atlit2015 ecotype Zavitan chromosome 5A, WEW_v2.0, whole genome shotgun sequence genomic DNA carries:
- the LOC119303108 gene encoding heat stress transcription factor A-2a-like yields the protein MDPFHGIVKEEEFDFAGGAADGYSPSSWGSSPSSWGSSPSSWAGGGALAELPRPMDGLGEACPTPFLNKTYEVVDDHSTDTIVSWGVAGNTFVVWDAHAFSMVLLPRYFKHSNFSSFVRQLNTYGFRKVDPDRWEFAAEGFLRGQKELLKTIRRRRPQSSPAGTPALLQQGQQQGACLEVGHFGPEGKVQRLQRDKGTLIAEVVKLRQEQQATRAQMQEMEARLAATEQKQQQMTVFLARAMKSPSFLQMLVERQDQSRRKELAEALLSKKRGRPIEYLLPRNGESSYGAPARGYGPGLADGGEGRRADGEDTESFWKELLSLGLEERHREAGGGGGGEASGAEVDDDVDDEVDELVQSLYHLRPNRPRSYQ from the exons ATGGACCCCTTTCACGGCATTGTGAAAGAGGAGGAATTTGACTTCGCCGGAGGTGCTGCTGATGGATACTCGCCGTCTTCGTGGGGCTCATCCCCGTCTTCCTGGGGCTCTTCCCCATCTTcgtgggccggcggcggcgcctTGGCGGAGCTGCCGCGGCCGATGGACGGCCTCGGCGAGGCCTGCCCTACCCCGTTCCTGAACAAGACGTACGAGGTGGTGGACGACCACAGCACGGACACCATCGTGTCATGGGGCGTCGCCGGGAACACCTTCGTGGTGTGGGACGCCCACGCCTTCTCCATGGTGCTCCTCCCCCGCTACTTCAAGCACAGCAACTTCTCCAGCTTCGTCCGCCAGCTCAACACCTAT GGGTTCAGGAAGGTTGATCCGGACAGGTGGGAGTTCGCGGCGGAGGGGTTCCTGCGGGGGCAGAAGGAGCTGCTGAAGACGATCAGGCGGCGCCGGCCTCAGTCGTCGCCGGCGGGCACGCCGGCGCTGCTGCAGCAGGGGCAACAGCAGGGTGCGTGCCTGGAGGTGGGGCATTTCGGGCCCGAGGGCAAGGTGCAGCGGCTGCAGCGCGACAAGGGCACCCTGATCGCGGAGGTGGTGAAGCTGCGGCAGGAGCAGCAGGCGACGCGCGCGCAGATGCAGGAGATGGAGGCGCGCCTGGCCGCCACGGAGCAGAAGCAGCAGCAGATGACGGTGTTCCTGGCGCGCGCCATGAAGAGCCCCAGCTTCCTGCAGATGCTGGTGGAGCGGCAGGACCAGAGCCGGCGGAAGGAGCTCGCGGAGGCGCTCCTCTCCAAGAAGCGCGGCCGCCCCATCGAGTACCTCCTCCCCCGCAACGGCGAGAGCAGCTACGGCGCCCCGGCGCGAGGCTACGGCCCCGGGCTCGCCGACGGCGGCGAGGGCAGGCGCGCGGACGGCGAGGACACGGAGAGCTTCTGGAAGGAGCTGCTGAGCCTGGGCCTGGAGGAGAGGCATCGGGAGGCAGGCGGGGGCGGGGGAGGGGAGGCGAGCGGCGCCGAGGTGGACGACGACGTGGACGATGAGGTGGACGAGCTGGTGCAGAGCCTCTACCACCTCAGGCCCAACCGGCCCCGCAGCTACCAGTGA